From the genome of Oncorhynchus masou masou isolate Uvic2021 chromosome 15, UVic_Omas_1.1, whole genome shotgun sequence:
gactagtaaccgaaaggttgcaagttcgaatccctgagctgacaaggtacaaatctgctgttctgcccctgaacaggcagttaacccactgttcctaggccgtcattgaaaataagaatttgttcttaactgacttgcctagtaaaataaaggtaaaataaaaaaattcactCATTCATTCTTACTGCACCATAGAAAACTTAGAAATCCATGTGGGTGGGATACTCCACTAATGTTCTTATCAAGTAATAAGGATTTCTTTATTAGCCTGTGGTgatctttttcttcttgtacgAATTTCAGCTCTCATTAACAAAATGTAGTTAAATTGTCTGACAATCCTCCTACAGAAATATGTTTACCGCAGTCCAAACTTATTCTGAAGGCAAGCATgtgccttggggggggggggggtggtatctgTTTCCTCTAGTTCCACTACAAATCACATGACTGTTTTGAGATATTGCATAATCTATTATGTGGTGGATATCCTGTCCACACAATGAGAAAACAGACATTCTGGTAGCCTTCAGATGGTTGGGGTGAATCCTAACACGGGTTGCTTTGACCTTTTATGTCCTGGAAGGTACGATTCCTTTGGACACTCTTAGGTTCTTGCTCAGGGAATGGTGTTTGTTTTGGCTGACTGGTCCTGTGTTTGGCAGTCACAGAGCAGTCTCCTGAGGCCTGCGCTCTGTAGTGTCAGCTGAGAGGGCAGACTCAGGGCAGGATGTAGAATTTGGTGGAAAGACAAAGGGTCAGTCTGAGGAAGTTGGGCTTCGAAGGGAAAATATTTTTCCTTTTTCGCTTCCACAACTATTATGATGTAAGGACCAGTTGAGGGAGGACATAAGTGTCAAGGTGGCAAATCAAACCAAGCATGTCAATTAGAACTGGAGACAATGTGCCAGTAATTACAAAAGTCAGTAGTGAAATATGCAATCATAAATGAGTACAGATTTATGTTCTCTTATTAATGgttctctcctttctccacagATGCACACTCCAGCCAACACACCAGCAACACCTCCCAACTTCCCAGATGCCCTGGCCATGTTCTCCCGCCTCAAGGCCTCAGAGAGCTTCTACGGCAGCAGTCCCATAGCCTCCATGGCGACCTCTCCTCCTCAGGTCAACTGGGCCATGGGCCCTTCTGCTCCAGGTCAGACCCAGCAGGGCCTGTGGACTTCTGGGCAGCTGCCCTCTCAGGTGCCTCCCCGTGGGTGGCCCCAAGCCGTCACTCAGCAGGCATCCAGTGAACAGGCCAGCGTCACCATGGAGGCAGAGAGATGAGAGCACTGCAGGGGCCTCGCGATAACAAGGGAACCAACATCGGGCAGTCCTCTTTGAGTTATCTGCAAGGGAAAGCAGAAAACCAAGCAATGTTGTGGACATGCACTGAGGACAGGAAGGAGGAATTATGAGCATACAGCTGATGAACATTCACATGACACCACATTGTACAAATCTGCAGACAATTTTAGCTAGGCATACGTTTCATTTAGTTTCCATTGATCTGAAACCAGAGACAAAGATGGACTTGTATGACTAGTGCCGAAGAAGGATCTTCTTGTTGTTCACACCGATGTGTATGACAGTGTCATCATCTTTCCTTTGTCTTTCTGGAGTGGTGTCAATGGACTGGATGCCTTTGATACTGGGGGTGCACTGCATAAATATCATTCTTCTTGATTTTTTAACCAGTGTAAGTGTGTGAATATCATGTGTTCTAGTATTCTAATGTGCTTAGAAACCAACTTGGATCTGCTTTTTCAAACATTGGGTAATGACATTGACTGTCCCACTCACACAATCAAGGAACACCAGCTATCCAACTATGTTTAATAAGCAACTTTACAAACCGCTCCTCTTTATGTCTTTTGTCTGCATTGAATGCTAAAGGATGTTATACTTCAATCATTGTTCAGTGTTTTTTGTATGATTTTGTTTTCAGCAACTAGTGTCAGAGGATAAGTGAGATAAAGGTTTCTGTCAGAGTGAGACATCTTGCTTGATATTCCAGCTGTGCACCATCTCTAAGTAGCACACATTTTTTGATAAAGTGTCGTCGTTGCTTAAGATGGAAATCAGCATATTAGAGGAAAATAATAAagagggaaaatatatttaaaaaatatagatttaaaaaataaaaataagaaaaaacCCAGCATATTTGGTGATGCTGTCTCAGGAACTCTCGGCTCAAAAATGTTTCGTCTAGGCACCTGATCATCTTTTTTATTTTGTACAATGGAATGAAAATTGCAATTGAAAGGAACTGATAAATTCAGGGAAGGCCCATCCAAACGTTTTATATTCTACGATCTGTTAGTCTGATAATCACACTGTAGTTTTGCTTTGCACATCATTTGCGTGAACACACGCCTGTTCCTCGATGTTTTCCATGAGACAGCTACCACAACAATTTTGTGGATTACCAGGCAATTAACTTAATTATTTTGTGTTTCTGAATAAATATTGTATGTATTACACGGCATTAGATCTTGGAGTCTGACTCTATGTATCAAATGGACATGGGGCTCTAAAGGAACTATAACCCACAACACCCTGTGTTCTTTTAGTATTTTCCAGATGGCAGTTTATTTCTCAGCGGATGTTGAATCCAGTGAGTTGGTATGACGCAATCTTCAGTCACACACATCACATCAAGGAGAGATACACTGTTTAAAAACCAGGGGAAATGTGAAATGGTCTAAACAGAGGAATGTTTggccttctctctccatccttggATTGATGAAAAAACCTCAgagcagactgaggaggagatgttgAGTCAGATACTGTTTATCCCTCACTACAAGGACAAGCAGAGACCAAACAGTGCTATGTTATGGCCACTTCCTTGTCTATGTGGTACAGATTTGTTTTTGTATGACAAACATTTTCACCCCACTGTACTTCCCCCCTATCTGCTTAGGAAATCAGCTCTCTCCATTTGATAGACGTTGTCTTCATTCATGTCATCCCCTGTGTATGCTATTCAACTTCTCTCTATTTTGACTTGAGTGGTTTTGTATCCTTGCAAAATCTCCACTTAACTCTTGAAGATCGTCATCAGTTCTGTGAGCGTGGTTATGCTCCAACAGTCATAGCACATCGCGACATGGATTCAAACATTTACCAGAGCCTAGTTGGAGTGTGAACCTATCAACCTCAAACAATTATTGTTCTTCTGCTCACATGGTGAACCTCCCTGTATTCTGTAGCTGGACAGGCCTTAGTCTGGTACATTGTATAATGTCATGCTGACATCAGACTGATCGATCTGATCTGTCTGTACTGAGTTGACAATGAAAGGTGAGTGGCCCCCGAGCAGTCCACCCATCCTCATAACTCCTCAAAACTCATGGGATTGGTGTTTGTTTACACTGCAAATTGCTGCACTGTAAAACTGTAAGCAGGCTAGCACAAGATTTCACAAGCCTTGAAGTACTGTAAGCGCAAGCTAGTTTGAGCCAAACTAAGACATGATGGTTTGGGTATACATACTGGAGATGTACTTTTAGCCTGAAATAGAATAGAGGAAATGGTGAGAGTATGCGCCAGGGGAGATCAGCAATGTGACTTGCTTTTGCCCCAAAATGTGGAGAACACTCAGGCATGCAAACATGAACGGCTTCTCTCATAATGCAGAACCCCCTcctgttctttctttctttctttttctctccctctttttataTTTctacccccaccctccctctatctctcggTCACCCCACATAACCAGTAGTAATGAGAGGTGGGTTGTGTGTCTCTTCTGACTATGACTATCCTTGTTTCACCTCCACTTCACTGGCAGCAGCAGTGCATAAAATACTTTTGAGTCTCCTTTAGACCCATCCTGCTGGAACCAGTCCCCCTCCCTATCCCCGTCACCtcgctggctgtgtgtgtttctgtttgcagGGCGTGACATGAATACCAGGCAGCTGCCAGGTTGGCCATGGATGATAGTGGAGCTGCCAGGAACACAAGACGAGATGGAGGAGCAGAGCTACATGGCTGAAATTCCTACAATACACTGCCCCACTCTCTGCTACTCCGTACTGCTCACATTCCAACCCACCACATCCATGACTATTAGGCTGACTTCATAGTTCTTTACATGGATTTCATGCAATGTTTATTGAAACGTATGCATTGTAGGTGTGTTCAagatataacacaatagaagtgCTCCAGCTATTGTACTGATGGGAAATGGTTCAAATATACAGAAATGATTACACTCCATCTCCAGAACATTGTGGGTTAGCCTATACAATAACAAGATAGCTATTGTTTATGTCAGGGTCATTGTTTGGATAGACTGTCGCAGTATGCAATCTCAGATAAGACATGTTGCTGGACACTTGTGAGAAGCTGACGTGATTGCTGAGATAAAAACCTACACGAGAGTAAGCCTGGAGTGAACCCTCAAAAGCAGGAAGTGGGTGAAAGGTGATGGGGACAAAGTAGCACATGAtagaagaaagggagagggaggtagagattaCAGCAACGAGGACGAAGAAAAGAGCTATGTTTATCACTTGTAAGCACCTCTGCTACTATGGCATTAACATGTCGCATTTAGCCTACTGCCTAAAGGGAATGATCATATTGACACACGTACACCATGAGCATCTATCGTTTCTGCTGTGGGACTGCTGATTACATCTCACTTGTGTGCTCGTGCAAATGGGGGGAATAGGACTGTTCAACTTTCAaaggatggggaggagacactTTTCTTTCCACCAtgacccccaccctctctctcttgccccccccccccccattgttaCATAAGAGCACTGCAGTGTGCCCTGTCTCTCATTACACAGACTGATCTGAGAACAGAAACGTAGTGTTCCAGTGAAACGAaacagacacagggacacaggtaGAGAGAAATGCCCTTTCATAACGCTCTGGTGGGACAGACAACAATCCCTTTCATTCATTCCATTCATGCATGTGACTGACCCCTCACCCCCTTGTCTGCTGAAACAATCTCACTCTGAACACCAGTCATGCTTTagtgtagtagttgtagtaattgTAGCACCAGCGTGTGTGTTTGGGAGATTCTGGACAGGGAGGGTGGTTGGTTTTGCTGGTTTTGCTGTTTCAACATGTTACAGCAGCCTCTTCATATTAGTACTAAAACACGAATTAGTAGCCTACTGTAGTCTATGTAACAAGTTATTTCTGGACAGTTTGTCAATATGTATCCTACTGCAAAACCAGACATAGTAACAACTTTCTTAATATAACCACATCAAATCTATCTGGCAATAAACACATGGAAACTGTGATCAAGTTCACCAATCACAGGGAGTGTGATAGAAAAGGAGAGATTGGGTTGGTTGGCCTCTAAACTTGGCTCAGACTATGGGATGTAAAACTTGCCAGAGAACAAGGGAGTGTCTACTCTGCCAACAGCAGTACTTTGTTGTTATAACTTGAGGGCCTGGAACTTTACTATTGTTTAAGTTTAATGCATGGGAAAACTTACAGTAGGCCTAATGACTAAAATGCAATGTGAAacaaaaacatacagaatgctctAAAAACAAATATCTCATTAGAGATAAAACAGCATACAATTGTCCATATTATCTGCACCTAAGATGCGGGGGAAATAGTTGCATTTGAGTGCAGTGGTAGACTAAATGTGTCTTCTGAGGAGGAGACTTCTGACTATCGTTATGCATTGTGCACAGTGCTCTCTAGTGGACATTTTAGGCATGGAGCCATTGCTTCACAACACCATACAAATTCAGGCTATATAAATAATCGCAAACCTCCATCGAGACACCTATTTCAACCGCTTTCATTCTtttgtttatgtctgtgtattgAAGAGAATGTTTTTGCTGTTTTGCCCCCTAGCATGATGTATATCATTAATTTATCTTCAACAGAGGGCGGAATTAAGTTAAGTTTATTCTCTCTAAGGAAACCTAGGGAGTGGGAGTCTGGGAAATCCTAGGGCCAACGGCAACAATAGCGTAATCCTCTCTTTACATAGCGGGTTACTGATTTGTCTAATTTGTTCCTTTTACATGCACAAGTCTCCAATTAATGTTTTTAAACAGAGATCCAAGCTTTAAAAGAACATGGCACTCTTCTGGTACAGGGTTGTGGGCTCAGCTGCTCAAGTGTCTACTGAGTATTCTAACAGTAGCTGCCTGAGAAAGACTGTGAGAGGCCATCTGGGGGTAGTGAAACTGAGAGTGCTCTGAGCCAGAGAGAAGACTCAGTAGATAGTCTGCTTCAGAGTTGCACGGTATCAGGAGGTTCTCTTTGGCTCGCACCCAAGCACTACTTCCTCTCGTGCTGTGCAAGAAAAGGGAGCTAGTGGTTCATGACTCTCTGTTCTGTAGGACTGAAAATATGCCTACATCTCCCAAAGAACAGGACGGACTTCTCTGACTCAGCACGCTTACTATTGAAGCAAAGGGAACATTATAAGAAAGATATGAGGATACATATCACTTTTTCAGGTCTGTTCAAACAACAATTATCATGTTACTTTCAATGACAGTGAAGGTCTCGGGGTAATCAATAAGAAAGAAAGATCCAGATGGCTTTCAGAGTATTAGATGTTTTATTGACAAAGACAAGCAGAGACATACATGCCAGGGCACCTGGGAGAAAACTCTAGTACAGGTCTCAAGTACATTTTGTCAAAGCCTTACTTTCTTGTTCATCTCTGTTTATACCTGGTTTTGCATCATAATGCGCCTTGCAATAATTGTACAGTAATCAAATTCAACATATCACAACAGCTTGAGTGTAGAGTTTCAATAAACCGGTAGGTAGACCATATTTGGTGGTGACGAGCTTAATCATCACATCAATGTTGTTGACATGAGACTACAGATACAAGCAGCTTGTTAGCGGCTGGAGTGGACAACAGCGCAGGGCATTCTATCTTGACCTTGGACGGAAACCCTCCCTATGTTAGACTCAAAATGTTCTGacaaatatttattttgtttCAGAAACAACCTGGAGGATGACTCCATATTCTATGATAACAGACAgaaaaagtattttgttttttgaAGGCCCATTGGACATCACTTGAGCTTACAAACAAAACACACGAGGCATATTAATATATGTTAAGAAAGACAAATCATTGTGGTTCCAGTGGCGATTTTAACATTTAAATCTTGTTGGAGCAAAAAAATGAATAataagtgggatgcatgccagcaaagccacaacacaacactaaacaatacattaattgcactataacggtgacaaacggtgcccacaaactgttagggcctacataaagctgtcccaacatcttaccactgctacacctggctatcagcggagccttgtctgccAGCAAAACAGTTAaatcagcctcatttactgcctttaaaaaacatagctgatatggctgacttgcttaaacaaatgtggtttctaatgacaattgagatgtacaaactgtggcataaggggacgacaagcggataagaggcaatcggtaatttcgattaagagcgagctaggacagacgtagttaatataactatttgtttagcacttttgaaatgtacagcgacagaattcagaacatgggtcaTTCTTACACTGTTCtctctgtacaccaagtcagaacggtaggataaataaagggggcatataagcagacaatgaaggCTCTAACAAAATTTgttgattacatttctctaaaacaggttataggctacatgtgcaccaccaagtcaaaaCAGTTGGTGAAATTAAGAGCAGTAAattgaccaaattattagggtgaggcacatgggctactaacagcttactacacaatgTACACTTAGCATTACTTTCTTAGATACAgtgtacatatctccctggcatattacataatttatgcagcagcatacggGACATTtctggactcaccttgttgtgctatgctcacttgaacaggaaggtggcacggcAGTCCTTTCTAGGCAAatgttgtcatcaaagtctggccttctctggatttatggtgctttcaactggaaactctgaaaaaaaacaaggttgaatcatgatgacatcattgatcttcaggtcgtagctctagaaagaggcctgagttcccgacttacaattccgagttggatgaccattcaaaacgtaTTTCCCAGCCGGAGATAATTTTTTCCggaattcccagttgtcttgaactgaAGTCAATTTTTCGAaattccgagttaacagttgttttgagcgcggcacaaatcacgcttcattgacagcatgatttatcattttaaacttggaaaagagacacttaatcccagatttgggaccacacagccaatccactgaatagcaggccagtgattgctttgcaacgcttgcagttagccactgtcactgattccttccaaaccactcattgttgaatttgcgattccaaacttgtgtaatgtttatgtccaatggcccatgagcaccgatacgttttacctataatttctcttcattatttatcttcatatgacaaggataaaaaaggatttgccagtagattgtcgacatgATTCATGATGATGCCTGAAATCGAAggttttgaaagtatgatgttgacagtccaatcaaagctactgtagagaTAACAtaatttgacatcattttatctgtggccaatgaccttgagccttattggatgggcacttcaaatgtaactctatggcagcacccaaggggcttgaattttcgaggtCTACCCTTGGACTTGACATACTGTCCCCACGAGTGACAGAACTCTGAGCTAATCATGGCACAAGTAAAGAACATTACCAAGacctacgctctgtattttccactggctgccccaccaccacagaaagcaatGAGGTAGGctgaacacctgcattttggagctgccttacacaagaaagcaaaaaagagatcATGTTTGtgtgcagctttattaactcaatgattttttaaatatatatttttaactttGTTtgaaaactgatatgtgacacgtattaatgacAAAATAACATAATTTTGATGGGGGGGTTTTGCAAAAATTGTGGGGCTCTGAATGACGGGTTGCCACTGTTTGGTTCATTGCTATATGTtcatagagtaccacagtatgagtcataatacccataaaacctagtggtcaaacagggaaatggttccaattgtttttccaccattcatttttcccataggggattttaaaACGCTTAAAACCCCGGTGTGACTTTttaataaccatgtaaatctctctaggacacaCAGTGAATTTTATCAATATAATTGTAAAGAACTACAAATATAATTGTAAAGAACTACAAATTGTCTATGTGAGTGCAAAAGCAAACACGAAATGTAATCGGCGGGTCAATCCACCAATAGAGTGCCTTTAGGGTTGTTCAATTTGgttaaaaactccctagaaaggcccaaacctaggaagaaacctagagaggaaccaggctatgtggagtggccagtcctcttctggctttgccgggtggagattataacagaacatggccaagatgttcaaatgttcataaatgaccagcatggtcaaataataataatcacaggcagaacagttgaaactggagcagcagcacagccaggtgaactggggacagcaaggagtcatcaaaaGGAATGGTTTAACCACATTAAAACAAGAGttcagttaaataaataaaaaatatatataaataaataaaaaacaggcTTGAATTTAAAATGAGGGACAAACATAAATGAATCattaatcacatgaaataaataacaGAATGACTAGAGCTTTAAAATGATGGTGGAAACTTTGGAAAATGTGGtgattaagtgggttaaaatgATCCTAGAAATCAGTTAAACCTGCCatgggacatgtcaaaatgcagaTTTCTGGCACTTTGAAGCctgaactgggcggaccacccactgtatttttggttagttagttagcactagtctagcttaggggtgtttttgaatacttattgtttctttccttgggtccacaCACATAAACcacagttgtcgtgcttatttcgttcacacttttcctttgtcacaataataatttgcatagTTATGTTAGTCTCATTACCATagatataacatatatatatatataatcttatTAAGTGTTCTATGTGGTTTATATTGAAGGGCATGTCATTTAATATTACAGGCTTTAAAtaattcaatattggtgcacaatttctaattttggggctcctgagtggcgcagcgatctaaggcactgcatctcagtgctaaaggtgtcactacagacaccctggtttgaatccaggctgtatcacaaccagccgtgattgggagtcccatagggcgcacaaacccagcattgtctgggtttgCCCAGTGtacgccgtcattgtaaataagaattagttcttaactgacatgcctagttaaataataataTTAAAGTCATGCAAAAAAGCACTCTATTCTTGGAAAGACCCAGGCAGTCATCGGTATAACTCAAATACCCTTTCTCTTGTGTGTATTTAGTTTcaggctgattgtgtttgtatcaTTGCCACAGCGCAGAGGCCTATGTCAACTTCCAGTGTGTTTGTATGGGAGAAAAGCCCAGGGATCAAATGATAAAGATCAGAAATATGCATGGAACACACGTACAATGATCACCCTCAGAAAATCAAGTTCCACATGCTGATTTTCATATCAGAGAACAGCCTGTGTTGCGAGTGCCCACGGGGAAAAGGGGAGAAACAGAATTGGGCAAGGACCTAGGTCCCCAAGTGGTTTTCAAATGCCAGCTAGCAGGAGGCATCCCTACATGCTCTGGCTAGTGGATCGGCCTGTATCACAGGAGTATCAACATCATGTACGCTGTCATCTGTTTGATACTTCAAACTTCCCAGAACATAGGTCAATCAATATAAGGTCTGAAGAGGATAGACCTATATGCGAACATACTGAATGTGAGACATGTAATGTGAATATTTTGCCATAGTGTTTAAGTGTGAACTATCACTAAATGATGCAATGTGTTATTGGAGTGAGAGTGGAGCGGGAAAAGGCAGAAAAACAGGGAAACTATGCATACATTCTTTATGAAAcaccattttccaccaccattcAGCCACAGGTGTCCAACATCCTAAATGGTCAGAAAATACAaaaatggtggtggaaaatggtgTCAACCTTGATCCTCAATTACTTTGTTGCTCACTAATTGGACATCAAGGTAAAGTTATAGCAACTGTTTGTGATCAAATCAAACTCCTCCAGACATAATGAAGTGAATGACTGAAGCTTCTCTGGATGTCCATCAAGCCTAAGTGTTCTGTTCTCTGATTCCAAAGCGGTTCCATCAATGCATGAGGCCTAAATGCATGTTCCGTTTGATTCAACTGTAAAGTAAGTGCAGACTCATGACCTCATCTAGGTTGCCTTAAGCCAAATACGGATAACTTAGCCTAGCTCTTATAGAACTGTGCCATTCATTCAGGTGCCATGCATTTGTAAATTCTTATTTTTTCCTACCCTAGAAAGTCCTGTAACTTCCCCAACCGAATCAGTGTTCACGTCACACTCACTGGTTTTATTTTTGGGCAATTTAGGATGTTGCACAACGCATTGCTGCCACTGGTGTCAgaaaatacaattttttttttttttttactgcctTCTTGTCAATGTAGCTACTTAAGGAGGAAAATTATGCCTTTGCAGCCTGAATGGAGGATGCTTCATTTACAGTACGAACCGGTCCACGAGTGTATTACGGGGAATGCACATCAAGCCTAGAAGAGCCTCTGCCCTACATTTACTGGTAACTTAACAGCTGAACAATATACGCTTTCCAAGAGCCCCCATCTAACACACAGTAAATATCCTAtgttcaaaatgttttttttttacatcaaataGAATAACTTGACATATCCATAATACATTTAATTTTAGGCAATTAGTCTATATAAGAAAAGCTTAATTTATCATCTTCGTTACTCAATAAGGTatcaattccgagttggatgaccgttcgaAGCGATTCTCCCAGTCGGAGTTCAGTCTTGAACACATTGAAGCCCGAAGTCGGAGATTTCCAAGTTTCCAGTTCCAATATCTCTCGCTATGCTcacactctgttcacaaacagacccacAGGACAGCAACACATTTTGACCCAAACAAAttatgagaaagcaaaaagataactatttgacacactggaaagaatcaaTTAAAAAAACGGAGCAAATTGGAACGCTAtctgtccctaaacagagagtacacagtggcagaatactctaccactgtgactgactcaaaaTGAATAAAAaccttgactatgtacagactcagggaacatagccttgctactgAGAGAGGCTGCCATAGCAGACTTTGATCTTGAGAGAAGACCGACTGTGTGCCCACAAAAAAAatggtggaaactgagctgcacttcctaacctcctgccaaatgtatgaccacattagatacatatttcccacagaaccacaaagaattctaaaacaaatcaagcattgataaactcccatatctgttcGGCGAAATACAGCAGTGTGCAATCAAAGCAGCAGGATGTGTGGCCGTTGCCATgtgaaaagggcaaccagtggatcACAAACATTGTAAATACTATTTCACTTGcattggcaatgtaaacacatatttcccatgtcaataaagcccatTTGAATTGAACTGATTTCTTTCCGAGTTTTTAACGCTGCATCTTTCTTGAGCTCTGACCTGAAGCTCACCGATGTCGTGATTTGACCTCGTTTTTTTcgccgagttcccagttgtcttgaaagcaccacaaGAGGCGGATGTTGAGTAGATTCATGATATACAGACTAGCTAACGGTTTCCATAATTTGTCTTCCCTACGAACAGGCTTGGGATATAGCTATCCTCATCACCCAATTCAAATTGTGTGGAAGAGACAACACATCAGGTAAATTCCGTGTGGAGATAACTAGGAAACAATATTTGAAAGGCTATCAGCTAGCTAACGtaacgtagctagctaacattattcaCCGTTTAGTTTTAAACTGATGTTACTCAATGtgaactagctaacgttacatgttaCTTGACTGTTCTTTTGAAATGTGTTCCATTTTCACTGATGAAAATAATAGCTAGCTAGATACCTAACTTGCTAGTTGAACTAGTTACATTAGCAACTACACTAACTAGGCAGACAGTTGTATAACGCTAGCTAGCTGATGTAAACATCCAGTCAAATCGAGGCTTCTCTCTCGTCAACAAGTCCTAAATGCAGTAACGACGA
Proteins encoded in this window:
- the LOC135555645 gene encoding UBA-like domain-containing protein 1, translated to MDDLKHQVMINQFVLTAGCAADQAKQLLQAAHWQFETALSAFFQETNIPYSHHHQMMHTPANTPATPPNFPDALAMFSRLKASESFYGSSPIASMATSPPQVNWAMGPSAPGQTQQGLWTSGQLPSQVPPRGWPQAVTQQASSEQASVTMEAER